One genomic window of Pseudomonas sp. LFM046 includes the following:
- a CDS encoding argininosuccinate synthase, producing the protein MADVKKVVLAYSGGLDTSVILKWLQDTYNCEVVTFTADLGQGEEVEPARAKAKAMGVKEIYIDDLREEFVRDFVYPMFRANTIYEGEYLLGTSIARPLIAKRLIEIANETGADAISHGATGKGNDQVRFELGAYALKPGVKVIAPWREWDLLSREKLMDYAEKHGIPIERHGKKKSPYSMDANLLHISYEGGVLEDTWTEHEEDMWRWTKSPEAAPNTPTYIELTYRAGDIVAIDGKDMTPAQVLAELNRIGGENGIGRLDIVENRYVGMKSRGCYETPGGTIMLKAHRAIESITLDREVAHLKDELMPKYASLIYTGYWWSPERLMLQQMIDASQTNVNGVVRLKLYKGNVIVVGRKSDDSLFDANIATFEDDAGAYNQADAAGFIKLNALRMRIAAGKGRKLF; encoded by the coding sequence ATGGCGGACGTAAAGAAGGTTGTCCTGGCTTATTCCGGTGGCCTGGACACCTCGGTAATCCTCAAGTGGCTGCAAGATACCTATAACTGCGAAGTGGTGACCTTCACCGCCGACCTCGGCCAGGGCGAGGAGGTCGAACCGGCCCGCGCCAAGGCCAAGGCCATGGGCGTCAAGGAAATCTACATCGACGACCTGCGCGAAGAATTCGTTCGCGACTTCGTCTACCCGATGTTCCGCGCCAACACCATCTATGAAGGCGAGTACCTGCTGGGTACCTCCATCGCCCGTCCGCTGATCGCCAAGCGCCTGATCGAGATCGCCAACGAGACCGGCGCCGACGCCATCTCCCACGGCGCCACCGGCAAGGGCAACGATCAGGTACGTTTCGAGCTGGGCGCCTATGCGCTGAAGCCGGGCGTCAAGGTGATCGCTCCCTGGCGTGAGTGGGACCTGCTGTCCCGCGAGAAGCTGATGGACTACGCCGAGAAGCACGGCATTCCGATCGAGCGCCACGGCAAGAAGAAGTCCCCGTACTCCATGGACGCCAACCTGCTGCACATCTCCTATGAGGGCGGCGTGCTGGAAGACACCTGGACCGAGCACGAAGAGGACATGTGGCGCTGGACCAAGTCCCCGGAAGCCGCACCCAACACCCCGACCTACATCGAGCTGACCTACCGCGCCGGTGACATCGTCGCCATCGACGGCAAGGACATGACTCCGGCGCAGGTACTGGCCGAGCTGAACCGCATCGGCGGCGAGAACGGCATCGGCCGCCTCGATATCGTCGAGAATCGCTATGTCGGCATGAAGTCCCGTGGCTGCTACGAGACCCCCGGCGGCACCATCATGCTCAAGGCCCACCGCGCCATCGAGTCCATCACCCTGGACCGCGAAGTGGCTCACCTGAAAGACGAGCTGATGCCCAAGTACGCCAGCCTGATCTACACCGGCTACTGGTGGAGCCCGGAGCGTCTGATGCTGCAGCAGATGATCGACGCCTCCCAGACCAACGTGAACGGCGTGGTACGCCTGAAGCTTTACAAGGGCAACGTCATCGTGGTCGGCCGCAAGTCCGACGACTCCCTGTTCGACGCCAACATCGCCACCTTCGAGGACGATGCCGGCGCTTACAACCAGGCTGACGCTGCTGGCTTCATCAAGCTCAACGCCCTGCGCATGCGTATCGCTGCCGGCAAGGGCCGCAAGCTGTTCTGA
- a CDS encoding sensor domain-containing diguanylate cyclase, whose translation MDGSAVSYERNLESLVRAIQELSLARDLDRIAEIVRSAARELVGADGATFVLRDGDRCFYKDEDAISPLWKGLRFPMETCISGWAMLNREPAVIEDIYRDSRIPYDAYRPTFVKSLVMVPIRSLDPVGAIGTYWAKERRANEREVGLLQALADSTSVAMENVQLYNELEQRVIARTQDLVAANRLLYDEACERERVEQDIQRFAMTDELTGLNNRLGFLRLAAEELETARQRNSPCLLLYLVLSAEGGSQGESLPMAAARLLREQFRRGDLLARLGGGEFMVLTSGYGDAEAVVQRLRTSVGAFNRAEGQRLTLRIGHAESTPGKNLEALLEEADRALRRKG comes from the coding sequence ATGGATGGTTCCGCTGTCAGCTATGAACGCAATCTCGAAAGCCTGGTAAGGGCCATCCAGGAGCTGTCCCTGGCCCGTGATCTCGACCGCATCGCCGAGATCGTGCGCAGCGCAGCCCGGGAGCTGGTGGGCGCCGACGGCGCCACCTTCGTCCTGCGCGATGGCGATCGCTGCTTCTACAAGGACGAGGACGCCATTTCGCCACTGTGGAAAGGCCTGCGTTTCCCCATGGAAACCTGCATCAGCGGTTGGGCCATGCTCAACCGCGAGCCGGCGGTGATCGAAGACATCTACCGCGACTCACGCATTCCTTACGACGCCTACCGCCCCACCTTCGTGAAAAGCCTGGTCATGGTGCCCATCCGCAGCCTGGACCCGGTGGGGGCGATCGGCACCTACTGGGCCAAGGAACGCCGCGCAAACGAGCGGGAGGTGGGCCTCCTGCAGGCCCTGGCGGACTCCACCTCGGTGGCCATGGAAAACGTCCAGCTCTACAACGAGTTGGAGCAGCGGGTGATCGCCCGCACCCAGGACCTGGTGGCGGCCAACCGTCTGCTCTATGACGAAGCCTGCGAACGCGAGCGCGTGGAGCAGGACATCCAGCGTTTCGCCATGACCGATGAGCTGACCGGCCTCAACAACCGCCTCGGCTTTCTCCGCCTCGCTGCCGAAGAGCTGGAGACGGCACGCCAGCGCAACAGCCCCTGCCTGCTGCTCTACCTGGTGCTGAGCGCCGAGGGCGGAAGCCAGGGGGAGAGCCTGCCGATGGCCGCCGCGCGTCTGCTGCGGGAACAGTTCCGGCGGGGTGACCTGCTGGCGCGCCTGGGCGGTGGCGAGTTTATGGTACTGACCAGCGGCTACGGCGACGCGGAAGCCGTAGTGCAGCGCCTGCGTACCAGCGTTGGCGCGTTCAATCGTGCAGAGGGCCAGCGTCTGACCCTGCGCATCGGCCACGCCGAGTCGACGCCGGGCAAGAACCTCGAAGCGCTGCTGGAGGAAGCAGACAGGGCACTGCGCCGGAAAGGGTAG
- the gloA gene encoding lactoylglutathione lyase, protein MRLLHTMLRVGDLDKSIAFYTEVLGMTLLRRKDYPDGQFTLAFVGYGDEAHNSVIELTYNWGVESYELGTGYGHIALEVDDVYKACEDIRARGGKITREPGPMKHGTSILAFVEDPDGYKIELLSPSRKD, encoded by the coding sequence ATGAGACTGCTGCATACCATGCTGCGCGTCGGCGACCTGGACAAATCCATCGCCTTCTATACCGAAGTGCTCGGCATGACCCTGCTGCGCCGCAAGGACTACCCGGACGGCCAGTTCACCCTGGCCTTCGTCGGCTACGGCGACGAGGCCCACAACAGCGTGATCGAGCTGACCTATAACTGGGGTGTGGAAAGCTACGAGCTGGGCACCGGCTACGGCCACATCGCCCTGGAAGTGGACGATGTGTACAAGGCCTGCGAAGACATCCGCGCCCGCGGCGGCAAGATCACCCGCGAGCCAGGCCCGATGAAGCACGGCACCAGCATCCTCGCCTTCGTCGAGGACCCGGACGGCTACAAGATCGAACTGCTGTCTCCCTCTCGCAAGGACTGA
- the pyrC gene encoding dihydroorotase, which translates to MSDRLTLLRPDDWHIHLRDGAVLAHTVADAARTFGRAIIMPNLVPPVRNAEEADAYRQRILAARPAGSRFEPLMVLYLTDRTSPEDIRAAKASGFVHAAKLYPAGATTNSDSGVTSIDKIFPALEAMAEVGMLLLVHGEVTRGEIDVFDREKVFIDEHLSRVVQRFPTLKVVFEHITTGDAVQFVQSASANVGATITAHHLLYNRNHMLVGGIRPHFYCLPILKRNVHQEALLDAATSGSTKFFLGTDSAPHAKHAKEAACGCAGCYTAYAAIELYAEAFEQRNALDKLEAFASFHGPDFYGLPRNTDRITLVREEWTAPATLPLGEQVVVPLRAGETLRWRLVEEQA; encoded by the coding sequence ATGTCCGACCGTTTGACCCTCCTGCGTCCCGACGACTGGCACATCCATCTGCGCGACGGCGCCGTTCTGGCCCACACCGTCGCCGATGCTGCCCGCACCTTTGGCCGCGCCATCATCATGCCCAACCTGGTGCCTCCGGTTCGCAATGCCGAGGAAGCCGACGCCTATCGCCAGCGCATCCTCGCTGCCCGCCCGGCCGGCAGCCGCTTCGAGCCGCTGATGGTGCTCTACCTCACCGACCGCACCAGCCCCGAGGACATCCGCGCGGCCAAGGCTTCCGGCTTCGTCCACGCCGCCAAGCTGTATCCGGCCGGCGCCACCACCAATTCGGACTCCGGCGTCACCAGCATCGACAAGATCTTCCCGGCCCTGGAAGCCATGGCCGAAGTGGGCATGCTGCTGCTGGTCCACGGTGAAGTGACCCGTGGCGAGATCGACGTGTTCGACCGCGAGAAGGTGTTCATCGACGAGCACCTGTCCCGTGTGGTCCAGCGCTTCCCGACCCTGAAGGTGGTGTTCGAGCACATCACCACCGGCGACGCGGTGCAGTTCGTGCAGTCGGCCTCGGCCAACGTGGGCGCCACCATCACCGCCCATCACCTGCTGTACAACCGCAACCACATGCTGGTGGGCGGTATCCGTCCGCACTTCTATTGCCTGCCGATCCTCAAGCGCAACGTGCATCAGGAAGCCCTGCTGGACGCTGCCACCAGCGGCAGCACCAAGTTCTTCCTCGGCACCGACTCGGCGCCGCACGCCAAGCACGCCAAGGAAGCCGCATGCGGCTGTGCCGGCTGCTACACCGCGTACGCGGCCATCGAGCTGTACGCCGAAGCCTTCGAGCAGCGCAACGCCCTGGACAAGCTGGAAGCCTTTGCCAGCTTCCACGGCCCGGACTTCTACGGCCTGCCGCGCAACACCGACCGCATCACCCTGGTGCGCGAGGAATGGACCGCCCCCGCCACCCTGCCCCTGGGCGAGCAGGTGGTGGTACCGCTGCGTGCTGGCGAAACGCTGCGTTGGCGTCTGGTGGAGGAACAAGCGTGA
- a CDS encoding DUF4824 family protein, with translation MKTRAALLSGLVLIGLTHAIALAGVWYNRSGEPESRLLLSERELQRSYDWSQHESSGLSLRLDWRHPSDPKIDERYRSRMLDEPQLLELGFEKPVDGRRDRLSREVLVVLELDGPARKAELERERQRRDQARAALAAAPKDQHLQDADRAAREFLEQEENRASRLFAVDVGLDRAALRARYPDRSRYALAPGSVNAWIHDGHLTGQIGQLRIAEINVPHAWREWLDEQLVPEQRGSVPARFRLELSFGQRLEPWISAAPGLPEQDQQRTDTHADSLASGTRP, from the coding sequence ATGAAGACACGCGCCGCCTTGCTCTCCGGCCTTGTGCTGATCGGCCTGACCCATGCCATCGCCCTGGCCGGCGTCTGGTACAACCGAAGCGGCGAACCGGAGAGTCGCCTGCTGCTGTCCGAGCGCGAACTGCAACGCAGCTACGACTGGTCCCAGCACGAGAGCAGCGGCCTGTCCTTGCGCCTGGATTGGCGCCATCCCAGCGACCCGAAAATCGACGAGCGCTACCGCAGCCGGATGCTGGATGAACCGCAGCTGCTCGAACTGGGCTTCGAGAAGCCCGTGGATGGCCGCCGCGACCGATTGAGCCGTGAAGTGCTGGTGGTACTGGAACTGGACGGTCCGGCGCGCAAGGCCGAGCTGGAACGCGAACGCCAGCGCCGGGATCAGGCCCGGGCCGCCCTGGCCGCCGCGCCCAAGGACCAGCACCTGCAGGACGCCGACCGCGCTGCCCGCGAGTTCCTTGAGCAGGAAGAGAACCGCGCGAGCCGCCTGTTCGCTGTGGATGTGGGGCTGGACCGAGCGGCCCTGCGCGCCCGCTATCCCGATCGCAGCCGCTACGCCCTGGCCCCCGGTAGCGTGAATGCCTGGATTCACGACGGGCACCTGACCGGACAGATCGGGCAACTGCGCATTGCCGAGATCAATGTGCCCCACGCCTGGAGAGAATGGCTGGATGAACAACTGGTACCGGAGCAACGAGGTTCCGTGCCGGCACGCTTCCGTCTGGAGCTCAGCTTTGGCCAGCGCCTGGAACCCTGGATCAGCGCTGCCCCCGGACTACCGGAGCAAGACCAGCAACGAACGGACACCCACGCCGATAGCCTGGCGTCAGGGACCCGTCCGTGA
- a CDS encoding sensor domain-containing diguanylate cyclase, protein MPLREHTKYSHSLLLLALVLLLGCGFLATSLVSYQASLKSIRSSIVNTELPLTSDNVYSEIQKDLVRPILISSMMSRDTFVRDWVMKGEKDVEQITRYLREIQQHYGAFTSFFISDRTLTYYQTKGVLKKVNREEPRDIWYFRVREMKEPYEINVDVDLANQDQLTFFINYKVFDYDGKFLGATGVGLTVDAVIKLIDEYQRRYDRSVYFVDTNGRIVLTGTAGGPMGAKVGQKLAEVPGLEALQARLGRPQTGKFEYQEQGRGHFLNVRYIPELDWYLFVDKHEGGLLSGIRNTLYLNLLICLLITIVVLVLVSRLVRRYQQRISALATTDSLTGLPNRRGFELLAGQALQEARRDRRPLVALLLDLDHFKLLNDTYGHQAGDLVLQGFAQNLRDSLRQSDIICRWGGEEFIILLKDTGNSTAHQLAEKVLGEVASKRYPFRGVNLQITSSIGLAEMHPDDSLDSLIARADRGLYRAKQSGRNCVCVEPSGHADVQ, encoded by the coding sequence ATGCCGTTACGAGAACACACCAAGTACAGTCACAGCCTGCTGCTGCTCGCCCTGGTCCTGCTGCTGGGCTGCGGTTTTCTGGCCACGTCCCTGGTGAGCTACCAGGCATCGCTCAAGTCCATCCGCAGCAGCATCGTCAACACCGAACTGCCGCTGACATCCGACAACGTCTACTCGGAGATCCAGAAGGACCTGGTCCGGCCCATCCTGATTTCCTCGATGATGAGCCGCGACACCTTCGTCCGGGACTGGGTGATGAAAGGCGAAAAGGACGTCGAGCAAATTACCCGCTACCTGCGTGAAATCCAGCAGCACTACGGCGCCTTTACCAGCTTCTTCATTTCCGACCGCACCCTCACCTACTACCAGACCAAGGGCGTCCTCAAGAAGGTGAACCGCGAAGAGCCCCGGGACATCTGGTACTTCCGCGTGCGGGAGATGAAAGAGCCGTACGAGATCAACGTCGACGTCGACCTGGCCAACCAGGACCAGCTGACCTTCTTCATCAACTACAAGGTGTTCGACTACGACGGCAAGTTCCTTGGCGCCACCGGTGTCGGCCTGACCGTGGACGCGGTGATCAAGCTGATCGACGAATACCAGCGTCGCTATGACCGCAGCGTGTACTTCGTCGACACCAACGGGCGCATCGTCCTCACCGGGACCGCCGGCGGCCCGATGGGCGCGAAGGTTGGCCAGAAGCTGGCCGAGGTACCGGGGCTGGAAGCACTCCAGGCCAGGCTGGGCCGCCCGCAGACCGGCAAGTTCGAGTATCAGGAGCAGGGCCGCGGCCACTTCCTGAATGTGCGTTACATCCCCGAACTGGACTGGTACCTCTTCGTCGACAAGCACGAAGGCGGGCTGCTGTCCGGCATCCGCAACACGCTTTATCTCAACCTGCTGATCTGCCTGCTGATCACCATCGTGGTGCTGGTGCTGGTCAGCCGCCTGGTGCGCCGTTACCAGCAGCGCATCAGCGCCCTGGCTACCACCGACAGCCTCACCGGACTGCCCAACCGCCGTGGCTTCGAGCTGCTTGCCGGCCAGGCCCTGCAGGAAGCTCGCCGCGACCGCCGGCCGCTGGTTGCGCTGCTGCTGGACCTCGATCACTTCAAGCTGCTCAACGACACCTATGGCCACCAGGCCGGCGATCTGGTGCTGCAGGGTTTCGCGCAGAACCTCCGGGACAGCCTGCGCCAGTCGGACATCATCTGCCGCTGGGGCGGCGAGGAATTCATCATCCTGCTCAAGGACACCGGCAATTCCACGGCCCACCAGTTGGCCGAGAAAGTCCTCGGTGAAGTGGCCTCCAAGCGCTACCCCTTCCGGGGGGTGAACCTGCAAATAACCAGCAGCATCGGCCTGGCCGAGATGCACCCGGACGATTCCCTGGACAGCCTGATCGCCCGCGCCGACCGGGGCCTGTATCGCGCCAAGCAGTCGGGCCGTAATTGCGTCTGCGTTGAGCCGTCCGGCCATGCTGACGTGCAGTGA
- the modC gene encoding molybdenum ABC transporter ATP-binding protein, with the protein MQTIRARFRLNHPGFALEADLELPGRGVSALFGHSGSGKTSLLRCIAGLERAAEGYLEINGEVWQDSTRRHFLPTHKRPLGYVFQEASLFEHLSVRGNLEFGQRRIAAPERRVQLDQAVELLGIGHLLERMPGGLSGGERQRVGIARALLTSPRLLLMDEPLAALDLKRKGEILPYLERLHDELDIPVLYVSHSPDEVARLADHLVLLDNGQVLASGPLDRTLARLDLPTAQEDDAGVVIEGRVQGFDERYQLLSLALPGSSLGMRVAHSPVPEGRNLRLRVLARDVSLSLDKQRDSSILNLLPARVVEALPAANPAHVLVRLDVDGTPMLARITRFSRDQLGLYPGQTIWAQIKSVALLA; encoded by the coding sequence ATGCAAACGATTCGTGCACGCTTTCGCCTGAACCATCCCGGCTTCGCCCTGGAAGCCGATCTGGAACTGCCGGGACGTGGCGTCAGCGCCCTGTTCGGCCACTCCGGTTCCGGCAAGACCAGCCTGCTGCGTTGCATTGCCGGCCTGGAACGGGCAGCCGAGGGTTACCTGGAAATCAATGGTGAGGTCTGGCAGGACAGCACCCGTCGCCACTTCCTGCCCACCCACAAGCGCCCGCTCGGCTATGTGTTCCAGGAAGCCAGCCTGTTCGAGCACCTGTCCGTTCGGGGCAACCTGGAATTCGGCCAGCGCCGCATTGCGGCGCCGGAACGGCGCGTGCAATTGGACCAGGCGGTTGAGTTGCTGGGCATCGGCCATCTGCTCGAGCGCATGCCGGGCGGCTTGTCTGGTGGTGAGCGGCAGCGCGTGGGCATTGCCCGTGCCCTGCTCACCAGTCCGCGCCTGTTGCTGATGGACGAGCCCCTGGCGGCCCTGGACCTGAAGCGCAAGGGCGAGATCCTGCCGTACCTGGAGCGCCTGCACGACGAGTTGGATATCCCGGTGCTCTACGTCAGCCATTCGCCGGACGAGGTGGCTCGTCTGGCCGATCACCTGGTGCTGCTGGACAACGGTCAGGTGCTGGCCAGCGGGCCGCTCGATCGGACCCTCGCACGGCTCGATCTGCCCACCGCCCAGGAAGACGATGCCGGCGTGGTGATCGAGGGACGGGTGCAGGGCTTCGACGAGCGCTACCAGTTGTTGTCCCTGGCACTGCCGGGCAGTTCCCTGGGCATGCGCGTGGCTCATTCCCCGGTACCTGAAGGTCGCAACCTGCGCCTCAGGGTCCTGGCGCGGGACGTCAGCCTGAGCCTGGACAAGCAACGGGACAGCAGCATCCTCAACCTGCTGCCGGCTCGGGTGGTGGAAGCGTTACCGGCGGCCAATCCGGCCCACGTGCTGGTGCGTCTGGACGTGGACGGTACGCCGATGCTGGCGCGCATCACCCGCTTCTCGCGGGACCAGCTAGGGCTCTACCCCGGCCAGACGATCTGGGCGCAGATCAAGTCGGTGGCGCTGCTGGCCTGA
- the rnt gene encoding ribonuclease T, giving the protein MSEDLYDDELDGSLPSGPRHPMAARFRGYLPVVVDVETGGFNAATDALLEIAATTIAMDEQGFLYPDHTHFFRVEPFEGANIEPAALEFTGIKLDHPLRMAVSEEHALTEIFRGLRKSIKANGCKRAILVGHNSSFDLGFLNAAVNRTGMKRNPFHPFSSFDTATLAGLAYGQTVLAKACQAAGIEFDGREAHSARYDTEKTAELFCGIVNRWKEMGGWIDDED; this is encoded by the coding sequence GTGAGCGAAGACCTTTACGACGACGAACTGGACGGCAGCCTGCCGTCCGGCCCACGCCACCCGATGGCCGCGCGCTTCCGTGGCTATCTGCCGGTAGTGGTAGACGTGGAAACCGGCGGCTTCAACGCCGCCACCGACGCCCTGCTGGAAATCGCGGCGACCACCATTGCCATGGATGAGCAGGGCTTCCTCTATCCGGACCACACCCACTTCTTCCGCGTTGAACCGTTCGAGGGTGCCAACATCGAGCCCGCCGCGCTGGAGTTCACCGGGATCAAGCTGGACCACCCGCTGCGCATGGCGGTGAGCGAGGAGCACGCGCTGACGGAAATCTTCCGTGGCCTGCGCAAGTCGATCAAAGCCAATGGCTGCAAGCGCGCCATCCTGGTGGGTCACAATTCCAGCTTCGACCTGGGCTTCCTCAACGCGGCCGTGAACCGCACCGGGATGAAGCGCAACCCCTTCCACCCCTTCTCCAGCTTCGACACCGCCACCCTGGCCGGCCTCGCCTACGGCCAGACCGTCCTGGCCAAGGCCTGCCAGGCCGCCGGCATCGAGTTCGACGGCCGCGAGGCGCACTCCGCGCGCTACGACACCGAGAAGACTGCCGAGCTGTTCTGCGGCATCGTCAACCGCTGGAAAGAGATGGGCGGCTGGATCGACGACGAGGACTGA
- the modB gene encoding molybdate ABC transporter permease subunit, which produces MSFPLDRTDLAAIWLTLELAILTTLLLLVVGTPIAWWLARTRSRLKGPVAAVVALPLVLPPTVIGFYLLVSMGPHGFIGQFTQSLGLGTLPFTFAGLVVGSVIYSMPFVVQPLQNAFTAIGARPLEVAATLRASPWDTFFSVVLPLARPGFVTASILGFAHTVGEFGVVLMIGGNIPEKTRVVSVQIFDHVEATEYAQAHWLAGGMLLFSFLILLALNTSRRLKPGWT; this is translated from the coding sequence ATGAGCTTCCCCCTCGACCGCACCGACCTGGCCGCCATCTGGCTCACCCTGGAACTCGCGATCCTTACCACCTTGCTCCTGCTGGTGGTGGGCACGCCCATCGCCTGGTGGCTGGCACGCACCCGCTCGCGGCTCAAGGGGCCGGTGGCAGCGGTGGTGGCCCTGCCGCTGGTGCTGCCTCCCACCGTCATCGGCTTCTACCTGCTGGTGAGCATGGGGCCCCACGGCTTCATCGGCCAGTTCACCCAGAGCCTCGGTCTCGGCACCTTGCCCTTTACCTTTGCCGGCCTGGTGGTGGGCTCGGTGATTTACTCCATGCCCTTTGTGGTGCAGCCGCTGCAGAACGCCTTCACCGCCATTGGCGCTCGCCCGCTGGAGGTGGCTGCCACCCTGCGCGCCAGTCCTTGGGACACCTTCTTCTCGGTGGTCCTGCCCCTGGCTCGGCCGGGCTTCGTCACTGCCTCCATCCTCGGCTTTGCCCACACGGTAGGTGAGTTCGGGGTAGTGCTGATGATCGGCGGCAACATCCCGGAGAAGACACGGGTGGTGTCAGTGCAGATCTTCGATCACGTCGAAGCCACGGAATACGCCCAGGCCCATTGGCTGGCCGGCGGCATGTTGTTGTTCTCCTTCCTCATCCTGTTGGCGCTGAACACCAGCCGGCGCCTGAAACCCGGCTGGACCTGA
- a CDS encoding DUF2157 domain-containing protein, with product MPPLSRDQAQHRADDIQAFYREVQRLHEEQVLLLSPAQIDHLGDYHRQLLADYRSAYDIDPDAHARRLSLGMRIASLLGALALAASLLFFFYQFWGLFPETAQVILLAGFSMGSLLLTLLLRQRSPSGYFSKLAASLAFACFVLNVVMLGQIFNITPSDNALLPWAAYALLLAYACEVRLLLGAGLLCILALFATRMASWTGLYWLDCAERPEHLLPAGLLIFLVPQFVSQTRYSGFAALYRVMGLLGLFVPVLVLANWSSGSYLPWSSNGVEGFYQMVGFAGAALAIWLGNRRDWTEVVHTGLLFFVLFLYIKLFDWWWDVMPKYLFFLVLGLVAVLILLVLGRLRRAQARQGGRSA from the coding sequence ATGCCGCCGCTCAGTCGCGACCAGGCGCAACACCGCGCCGACGATATCCAGGCCTTCTATCGCGAAGTCCAGCGCCTCCACGAGGAGCAGGTGCTGCTGCTCTCCCCCGCTCAGATCGACCACCTCGGCGACTACCACCGCCAGCTCCTGGCGGATTACCGCAGCGCCTACGACATCGACCCGGACGCCCACGCCCGCCGCCTGTCCCTGGGCATGCGGATCGCCTCGCTGCTGGGTGCCCTGGCGCTCGCCGCCAGCCTGCTGTTCTTCTTCTACCAGTTCTGGGGCCTGTTCCCCGAAACCGCCCAGGTGATCCTCCTCGCCGGCTTCTCCATGGGCAGCCTGCTGCTGACCCTGCTGCTGCGCCAGCGCTCGCCCTCCGGCTACTTCAGCAAACTGGCGGCGAGCCTGGCGTTTGCCTGCTTCGTGCTCAACGTCGTGATGCTGGGGCAGATCTTCAATATCACCCCTAGCGACAACGCCCTGCTGCCCTGGGCCGCCTACGCCCTGCTGCTGGCCTATGCTTGCGAGGTGCGCCTGCTGCTGGGTGCCGGCCTGCTGTGCATCCTGGCGTTGTTCGCCACGCGGATGGCGAGCTGGACCGGGCTCTACTGGCTGGACTGCGCCGAGCGCCCGGAGCACTTGCTCCCGGCCGGCCTGCTGATCTTCCTGGTGCCGCAGTTCGTTTCCCAGACCCGCTACAGCGGGTTCGCCGCGCTTTACCGGGTGATGGGCCTGCTGGGCCTGTTCGTTCCCGTGCTGGTTCTGGCGAACTGGAGCTCAGGCAGCTACCTGCCCTGGTCGAGCAACGGCGTGGAAGGCTTCTACCAGATGGTCGGGTTCGCCGGTGCGGCGCTGGCCATCTGGCTGGGCAACCGGCGTGACTGGACGGAAGTGGTGCACACCGGCCTGCTGTTCTTCGTGCTTTTTCTGTACATCAAGCTGTTCGACTGGTGGTGGGACGTGATGCCCAAGTATCTGTTCTTCCTCGTCCTCGGTCTTGTGGCCGTACTGATCCTGCTGGTGCTCGGCCGCCTGCGCCGAGCCCAGGCCAGGCAGGGAGGCCGGAGCGCATGA
- a CDS encoding OmpA family protein, with product MRQRYLVFLSLFASLPAMAVTFQTRLEKVEWKVEGDKFECRLSQPITDFGAGEFVRRAGEQATFRLKAREHWMGAGSATLLAAAAPWQPGRGDINLGAVSVGGGEVPFNSSQQQAGRLLAGLLEGRSPVVRHRTLQGGDALEVRLLPVKFNKAYQDYLDCTAKLMPVNFDQVKHVQVGFPDGGVELDAMGRAKMDIILDFIKADPSVNHIEIDGHSDNSGNRLTNRDLSRRRALVVYDYFRANGFPEAQMVMRFHGERYPLAPNNTAANRTKNRRATVQLSRVELPAQAPAATPAAAEAPAPAAAPDAPAAPGVPAAASGAPAGGPGVKEVLPKPQAPPGS from the coding sequence GTGCGCCAGCGCTATCTCGTATTCCTGAGCTTGTTCGCCAGCCTGCCGGCCATGGCCGTCACCTTCCAGACGCGCCTGGAAAAGGTGGAATGGAAGGTGGAAGGCGACAAGTTCGAGTGCCGGCTGTCGCAACCCATCACCGACTTTGGTGCCGGCGAGTTCGTGCGCCGCGCCGGTGAGCAGGCCACCTTCCGCCTGAAGGCCCGGGAGCACTGGATGGGCGCCGGTTCGGCGACCCTGCTGGCGGCCGCCGCCCCCTGGCAGCCGGGGAGGGGGGACATCAACCTGGGCGCAGTCAGCGTCGGCGGCGGTGAGGTGCCCTTCAACAGCTCACAGCAGCAGGCCGGACGTCTGCTTGCCGGCTTGCTGGAAGGCCGCAGCCCCGTGGTTCGCCACCGCACCCTGCAGGGCGGCGATGCCCTTGAAGTGCGCTTGCTGCCGGTGAAGTTCAACAAGGCCTATCAGGATTATCTGGATTGCACCGCCAAGCTGATGCCGGTGAACTTCGACCAGGTCAAGCATGTGCAGGTCGGCTTCCCGGACGGCGGCGTTGAGCTGGACGCCATGGGGCGGGCCAAGATGGACATCATCCTCGACTTCATCAAAGCCGATCCCAGCGTCAACCACATCGAGATCGACGGCCATTCCGACAATAGCGGCAATCGCCTGACCAATCGCGACCTGTCCCGTCGCCGTGCCCTCGTGGTGTACGACTACTTCAGGGCCAACGGCTTCCCGGAGGCCCAGATGGTCATGCGCTTCCATGGCGAGCGCTATCCGCTGGCGCCGAACAACACGGCGGCCAACCGCACGAAAAATCGCCGCGCCACCGTCCAGCTGTCCCGCGTGGAGCTCCCTGCGCAAGCACCGGCCGCAACGCCAGCCGCTGCCGAAGCGCCGGCACCTGCGGCCGCGCCGGACGCTCCCGCCGCACCTGGCGTTCCGGCCGCCGCATCCGGTGCGCCTGCCGGAGGCCCCGGGGTCAAGGAGGTCCTGCCCAAGCCCCAGGCGCCGCCGGGCTCCTGA